A single region of the Variovorax paradoxus genome encodes:
- a CDS encoding formate dehydrogenase subunit alpha: protein MLLTKKTTAANSVSRQGERESSAFIHSLRRGLSGALPTMDRRAFLRRSGLGVGVGLAAGQLTLMRKAEAAGDARPTAVGAGKVEIKRTVCSHCSVGCASDAVVENGVWVRQEPVFDSPINLGAHCAKGAALREHGHGEYRLRYPMKLVDGKYQRISWDTALDEITARLKELRQASGPDSIYWIGSSKHSNEQSYLMRKFVSFWGSNNCDHQARICHSTTVAGVANTWGYGAMTNSYNDMRGAKVALYIGSNAAEAHPVSMLHMLHAKEHGCKMIVVDPRFTRTAAKADEYVRIRSGSDIPFLFGVLHHIFKNGWEDKKYINDRVFGMEKVREDVLAKWTPDKVEEACGVPEAQVLKVATWLNENRPGTIVWCMGQTQHTIGNAMVRASCILQLALGNVGKSGGGTNIFRGHDNVQGATDVGPNPDSLPGYYGIVDGSWKHFASAWGVDYEWIKGRFASPAMMTKPGITVSRWIDGVLEKNELIDQDSNLRGVFYWGHAPNSQTRGLEMKRAMDKLDLLVVVDPYPSATAAMAAMPGRPEDQNPSRAVYLLPACTQFETSGSVTASNRSLQWREKVIEPLWESRSDHMIMQQFADRLGFGKELSKNYKMQKVKGMDEPVPDDILREINKCVWTIGYTGQSPERLQAHMRNMGAFDVRTLKAKGGTKDKVNGYDMTGDYFGLPWPCFGTPELKHPGSPNLYDTSKHVMDGGGNFRANFGVERDGKNLLAEDGSHSVGADITTGYPELDHVLLKKLGWWDELTEAEKPKAEGKNWKTDSSGGMIRVFMKNHGCHPFGNAKARALVWNFPDAIPQHREPLYGNRPDLMAKYPTHDDKMAFWRLPTLYKTVQQKNIADKVHEKFPYIMTSGRLVEYEGGGEETRSNPWLAELQQEMFIEINPKVAAEKGIRNGERAWVHTPTGAKLNVQALVTERVGPDTVFMPFHFSGRWQGVDMLGYYPAGAAPVVRGEAINTATTYGYDSVTMMQETKTTVCNVEKA, encoded by the coding sequence ATGTTGCTGACCAAGAAAACGACCGCCGCGAACAGTGTGTCGCGGCAAGGGGAGCGCGAGTCTTCCGCGTTCATTCACAGCCTGCGGCGCGGCCTTTCCGGCGCGCTGCCCACCATGGACCGGCGCGCCTTCCTGCGCCGCTCCGGCCTCGGCGTAGGCGTCGGGTTGGCCGCGGGCCAGCTCACGCTGATGCGCAAGGCCGAGGCGGCGGGCGATGCCCGACCCACCGCGGTGGGCGCCGGCAAGGTTGAAATCAAGCGCACCGTGTGCTCCCACTGTTCGGTAGGCTGCGCCTCCGACGCCGTGGTGGAGAACGGCGTGTGGGTGCGCCAGGAGCCGGTGTTCGACTCGCCCATCAACCTGGGCGCCCATTGCGCCAAGGGCGCCGCGCTGCGCGAGCACGGCCATGGCGAGTACCGGCTGCGCTATCCCATGAAGCTGGTCGACGGCAAGTACCAGCGCATCAGCTGGGACACGGCGCTCGACGAAATCACCGCCAGGCTGAAGGAACTGCGCCAGGCCAGCGGTCCCGATTCGATCTACTGGATCGGCTCGTCCAAGCACAGCAACGAGCAGTCGTACCTGATGCGCAAGTTCGTGAGTTTCTGGGGCAGCAACAACTGCGACCACCAGGCGCGTATCTGCCACTCGACCACCGTTGCGGGCGTTGCGAATACATGGGGCTACGGCGCCATGACCAATTCGTACAACGACATGCGCGGTGCCAAGGTGGCGCTGTACATCGGTTCCAACGCCGCAGAGGCCCACCCCGTCAGCATGCTGCACATGCTCCATGCCAAGGAGCACGGCTGCAAGATGATCGTGGTCGACCCGCGATTCACGCGCACCGCGGCCAAGGCCGACGAATATGTGCGCATCCGCTCGGGCTCGGACATTCCGTTCCTGTTCGGCGTGCTTCATCACATCTTCAAGAACGGCTGGGAAGACAAGAAGTACATCAACGACCGCGTCTTCGGCATGGAGAAGGTGCGCGAGGACGTGCTCGCCAAGTGGACGCCGGACAAGGTCGAGGAGGCCTGCGGCGTTCCTGAAGCCCAGGTGCTCAAGGTAGCGACCTGGCTGAACGAAAACCGCCCGGGCACCATCGTCTGGTGCATGGGCCAGACCCAGCACACCATCGGCAATGCCATGGTTCGCGCGTCGTGCATCCTGCAGCTTGCGCTCGGCAACGTCGGCAAGTCGGGCGGCGGCACCAACATCTTCCGCGGCCACGACAACGTGCAGGGCGCCACCGACGTGGGCCCGAACCCCGATTCGCTGCCCGGCTACTACGGCATCGTCGATGGCTCCTGGAAGCACTTTGCTTCCGCATGGGGCGTCGACTACGAATGGATCAAGGGCCGCTTCGCATCGCCCGCGATGATGACCAAGCCCGGCATCACCGTGTCGCGCTGGATCGACGGCGTGCTCGAGAAGAACGAGCTGATCGACCAGGACTCGAACCTGCGCGGCGTGTTCTATTGGGGCCATGCGCCCAACTCGCAGACGCGCGGTCTCGAGATGAAGCGCGCCATGGACAAGCTCGACCTGCTTGTGGTGGTCGACCCGTACCCTTCGGCAACGGCGGCCATGGCCGCGATGCCGGGCCGGCCGGAAGACCAGAATCCGAGCCGCGCCGTCTACCTGCTGCCGGCCTGCACGCAGTTCGAGACCAGCGGTTCCGTCACCGCGTCCAACCGCTCGCTCCAGTGGCGCGAGAAGGTGATCGAGCCGCTGTGGGAGAGCCGCAGCGACCACATGATCATGCAGCAGTTCGCCGACCGCCTGGGCTTCGGCAAGGAACTGAGCAAGAACTACAAGATGCAGAAGGTCAAGGGCATGGACGAGCCCGTGCCCGACGACATCCTGCGCGAAATCAACAAGTGCGTCTGGACCATCGGCTACACGGGGCAGAGCCCCGAGCGGCTGCAGGCTCACATGCGCAACATGGGCGCCTTCGACGTGCGCACGCTCAAGGCCAAGGGCGGCACCAAGGACAAGGTCAACGGCTACGACATGACGGGCGACTACTTCGGCCTGCCGTGGCCCTGCTTCGGCACGCCCGAGCTCAAGCACCCGGGTTCGCCGAATCTCTACGACACCTCCAAGCACGTGATGGACGGCGGCGGCAACTTCCGCGCGAACTTCGGCGTGGAACGCGATGGCAAGAACCTGCTGGCCGAAGACGGCTCGCATTCGGTGGGTGCCGATATCACCACCGGCTACCCTGAGCTGGACCACGTGCTGCTCAAGAAGCTGGGCTGGTGGGACGAACTCACCGAGGCCGAGAAGCCGAAGGCCGAGGGCAAGAACTGGAAGACCGACAGCTCGGGCGGCATGATTCGCGTGTTCATGAAGAACCACGGCTGCCACCCGTTCGGCAATGCCAAGGCGCGCGCATTGGTCTGGAACTTTCCGGACGCGATTCCGCAGCACCGCGAGCCGCTGTACGGCAACAGGCCCGACTTGATGGCCAAGTACCCGACGCACGACGACAAGATGGCGTTCTGGCGCCTGCCCACGCTCTACAAGACCGTGCAGCAGAAGAACATCGCCGACAAGGTGCACGAGAAATTCCCGTACATCATGACCTCGGGCCGACTGGTCGAGTACGAAGGCGGCGGCGAGGAAACCCGCTCGAATCCCTGGCTCGCGGAACTGCAGCAGGAGATGTTCATCGAGATCAACCCGAAGGTCGCGGCCGAGAAGGGCATTCGCAACGGCGAGCGCGCCTGGGTGCACACGCCCACCGGCGCAAAGCTCAACGTGCAGGCCCTGGTCACAGAGCGCGTGGGGCCC
- a CDS encoding formate dehydrogenase, whose product MQDSQAAGIKPASRRGFFFGAATAGAAVAAVSVLPKVAEAPAAVEAAAPELKPAPEKGGGYSLSEHVKHYYKTASA is encoded by the coding sequence ATGCAGGACAGCCAAGCGGCCGGTATCAAGCCGGCCTCGCGTCGAGGTTTCTTTTTTGGCGCCGCCACCGCAGGTGCCGCGGTCGCCGCGGTTTCGGTGCTTCCCAAGGTGGCCGAGGCCCCCGCAGCCGTCGAAGCTGCCGCTCCCGAGCTGAAGCCCGCGCCTGAAAAAGGCGGCGGCTACTCGCTCAGCGAACACGTCAAGCACTACTACAAGACCGCTTCGGCCTAA
- a CDS encoding TorD/DmsD family molecular chaperone, with protein sequence MSQFPPMTSALDEEIARAEVYGLLARLWYAAPDAELLGAFSVAPTEAPAAGAFLEEPWRQLVGTARGTDAAAVHAEYDALFGGMGKPEIYLFGSHYLSGFLNDKPLAQLRTDLARLGLARDEAVSESEDHVACLFEVMRYLIAGDDAAVSNLAQQQAFFSAHLQSWLPVLCDAVAQHPKAHFYASLAGFTRAFAEVEVQGFDMLD encoded by the coding sequence ATGAGCCAGTTTCCCCCGATGACCTCCGCGCTTGACGAGGAGATTGCGCGTGCCGAGGTCTACGGCCTGCTTGCGCGCCTCTGGTATGCCGCGCCCGACGCCGAGCTGCTCGGCGCCTTCAGCGTGGCGCCCACCGAGGCGCCGGCGGCCGGTGCCTTCCTTGAGGAGCCCTGGCGCCAGCTGGTTGGCACGGCGCGCGGCACCGACGCCGCCGCAGTGCATGCCGAATACGACGCGCTTTTCGGCGGCATGGGCAAGCCCGAGATCTACCTGTTCGGCTCGCACTACCTGAGCGGCTTTCTCAACGACAAGCCGCTGGCGCAGCTGCGCACCGATCTGGCGCGGCTGGGCCTCGCGCGGGACGAGGCCGTGTCCGAAAGCGAAGACCACGTCGCCTGCCTCTTCGAAGTGATGCGCTACCTGATTGCAGGGGACGACGCGGCGGTGTCCAACCTCGCGCAGCAGCAGGCGTTTTTTTCAGCGCACCTGCAGTCCTGGCTGCCAGTCTTGTGCGACGCCGTCGCGCAGCATCCCAAGGCGCATTTCTACGCGTCCCTGGCCGGTTTCACCCGCGCCTTTGCCGAGGTCGAAGTCCAGGGCTTCGACATGCTCGACTGA